The following coding sequences are from one Sphingobium sp. V4 window:
- a CDS encoding cation diffusion facilitator family transporter: MAHDHNGAGHSHDHTAGANAKMLGWALALTSTYLVAEVIGGFVFNSLALLSDAAHMLTDVAALVIAMLAIKMGKKAPDEKRTFGYRRFEILAAAFNAVLLFFIAIYVFVEAIKRFNEPQEIQSWGMLVVAAIGLAVNLVSMRLLMAGKDNSFNVKGAYLEVWADMIGSVGVILGALAIKFTGWTWVDPVVAVAIGLWVLPRTWILLRDTTNVLLEGVPRGLELAQVRKEIGSLAGVTGLHDLHIWSTSNDDVSCTLHVTLGGGADADSVRQSVSALLEARFEIHHTTIQTESPGEPCHPEQAHE; the protein is encoded by the coding sequence ATGGCGCATGACCATAATGGAGCTGGCCACAGTCACGATCATACGGCCGGCGCGAACGCGAAAATGTTGGGGTGGGCGCTTGCGCTCACCTCGACCTACCTCGTCGCCGAGGTGATCGGCGGCTTCGTATTCAACAGCTTGGCGCTACTCTCCGATGCGGCGCACATGCTGACCGATGTCGCTGCCCTCGTGATTGCAATGCTCGCGATCAAGATGGGCAAGAAGGCGCCCGACGAGAAACGCACCTTCGGCTATCGACGGTTCGAGATTCTCGCGGCCGCGTTCAACGCCGTCCTCCTGTTCTTCATCGCGATCTATGTGTTCGTCGAAGCAATCAAGCGGTTCAACGAGCCTCAGGAAATCCAATCATGGGGCATGTTGGTCGTGGCCGCCATCGGTCTCGCGGTGAACCTCGTTTCGATGCGGCTGCTCATGGCCGGCAAGGACAACAGCTTCAATGTGAAGGGCGCCTACCTCGAAGTCTGGGCGGACATGATCGGCTCGGTAGGCGTGATCCTCGGTGCGCTGGCAATCAAGTTTACCGGATGGACATGGGTCGATCCGGTAGTCGCAGTGGCAATCGGGCTATGGGTGCTGCCGCGAACGTGGATTCTCCTGCGCGACACCACGAATGTGCTGCTGGAAGGCGTTCCCCGCGGCCTCGAACTCGCGCAGGTGCGAAAAGAAATCGGTAGTCTCGCGGGAGTGACGGGTCTTCATGACCTTCACATCTGGTCGACGTCCAATGATGATGTCAGTTGCACCCTCCATGTAACGTTGGGCGGCGGCGCGGATGCGGATTCAGTGCGGCAAAGCGTGAGCGCATTGCTGGAGGCGCGGTTCGAGATCCATCACACAACCATTCAGACCGAAAGCCCCGGGGAACCGTGCCATCCAGAGCAAGCGCATGAATAG
- a CDS encoding IS91 family transposase: MRTSLEVADIFRSSGPAYRAAHAGHLSLGQLKVMTAIENCRTAALGGHVEACDDCGHWRVAYNSCRNRHCPKCQGAAARTWLAAREADLLPVGYFHVVFTLPNEVADIAFQNKAVVYDLLFRAAADTMLIIAADPRHLGARIGITAVLHTWGSALTHHPHVHMIVPGGGIARDGTRWISSRPAFLLPVRVLGALFRRLFLTRLLALFDAGKLVFFSTLAGLEIRKAFLRHLSPIRKKRWVVYAKPPFAGPQAVLAYLSRYTHRVAISNRRLLGFDETGVTFRYKDYRRPAAERQQVMTLATDEFVRRFLIHVLPRGFHRIRHYGLLASSTHNDTMALARSLLGVAVPVEEPEPDEPPDHRPPCPCCGGHMTIIEAFARWCQPRAPPSSASPIRGNAP; encoded by the coding sequence GTGCGCACCTCACTCGAGGTCGCCGATATCTTCCGGAGCAGCGGGCCGGCCTATCGCGCGGCCCATGCCGGGCATCTCAGCCTCGGCCAGCTCAAGGTCATGACGGCCATCGAGAACTGCCGCACCGCCGCGCTGGGCGGTCACGTCGAGGCCTGCGACGACTGCGGGCACTGGCGGGTCGCCTACAACTCGTGTCGCAACCGGCACTGCCCCAAGTGCCAGGGCGCCGCCGCGCGCACCTGGCTGGCCGCGCGCGAGGCCGACCTGTTGCCGGTTGGCTACTTCCACGTCGTGTTCACCCTGCCTAACGAGGTCGCAGACATCGCCTTCCAGAACAAGGCGGTGGTCTATGACCTGCTGTTCCGCGCAGCCGCGGACACGATGCTGATCATCGCCGCCGATCCCAGGCACCTTGGCGCGCGGATCGGCATCACCGCCGTGCTGCACACCTGGGGATCGGCACTGACCCACCATCCGCACGTGCACATGATCGTGCCTGGCGGTGGCATCGCGCGCGACGGCACGCGCTGGATCTCGTCGCGCCCCGCATTCCTGCTGCCGGTGCGTGTGCTTGGCGCCTTGTTCCGCCGTCTGTTCCTCACTCGCCTGTTGGCATTGTTCGATGCCGGCAAGCTGGTCTTCTTCAGCACCTTGGCTGGCCTCGAGATACGCAAGGCCTTCCTGCGGCATCTCTCGCCGATCCGGAAGAAGCGCTGGGTGGTCTATGCCAAGCCGCCCTTCGCCGGGCCGCAGGCGGTACTGGCCTATCTCTCGCGCTACACGCACCGGGTTGCCATCTCGAACCGGCGGCTCCTCGGCTTCGACGAGACCGGCGTGACGTTCCGCTACAAGGACTATCGCCGCCCTGCTGCTGAACGCCAGCAGGTCATGACGCTGGCGACCGACGAGTTCGTCCGCCGCTTCCTGATCCACGTTCTGCCGCGCGGCTTCCACCGCATCCGGCATTACGGCCTGCTCGCCAGTTCGACCCACAACGACACCATGGCGCTGGCCCGCAGCCTGCTGGGCGTTGCTGTACCGGTCGAGGAGCCCGAACCCGACGAACCTCCCGACCATCGCCCACCATGCCCATGTTGCGGCGGGCACATGACCATCATCGAGGCCTTCGCCCGCTGGTGCCAGCCCCGCGCGCCACCATCATCGGCATCGCCAATCCGGGGGAATGCGCCATGA
- a CDS encoding tyrosine-type recombinase/integrase yields MDAITTAAPTHSLRERMLQDMTMRGFGAHTQNDYIRHVRNFAAFLGRPPDTATVEDLRRFQVDQHERAVGPATINGAVSALRFLFGITLRRPEMALALVVVRFTPKLRVVLSVEETARLLEAAPGIKYKAALSVAYGAGLRVSEVAHLKVDDIDSTRMMIRVEQGKGRKDRNAMLSPHLLDLLRQWWREGKRRGVMLPHGWLFPGRSGTDPVSARQLHRVVQEAAERAEIHKRVSPHTLRHSFATHLLEQGVDIRVIQVLLGHVNINTTGIYTQVSSKTMRAVASPLDQIVAVMEGRAPPG; encoded by the coding sequence ATGGATGCTATCACGACCGCTGCCCCGACCCATTCGCTGCGTGAGCGGATGCTGCAGGACATGACGATGCGTGGCTTCGGGGCGCACACGCAGAATGACTATATCCGACATGTCCGGAACTTCGCCGCGTTTCTCGGCCGCCCCCCGGACACGGCCACGGTGGAAGACCTTCGGCGTTTTCAGGTTGACCAGCACGAGCGCGCCGTTGGTCCAGCTACGATCAATGGCGCGGTATCGGCACTGCGGTTCCTCTTCGGGATAACCCTCAGGCGGCCGGAGATGGCCCTAGCGCTGGTCGTCGTTCGCTTCACACCCAAACTGCGGGTGGTTTTGAGCGTCGAGGAGACAGCGCGGCTGCTCGAGGCTGCGCCAGGCATCAAGTACAAGGCGGCCCTCAGCGTGGCCTATGGCGCGGGCCTGCGGGTTTCGGAGGTTGCCCACCTCAAGGTCGATGACATCGACAGCACCCGGATGATGATCCGCGTCGAGCAGGGCAAGGGACGCAAGGACCGCAACGCCATGCTCTCACCGCACCTGCTGGACTTGCTCCGTCAATGGTGGCGCGAAGGCAAGCGGCGCGGAGTGATGCTACCTCATGGCTGGCTGTTCCCCGGCCGCAGCGGCACAGATCCGGTCTCGGCTCGCCAGTTGCACCGCGTCGTGCAGGAAGCGGCCGAGCGCGCCGAGATCCACAAGCGGGTAAGCCCGCATACATTGCGCCACTCGTTTGCCACTCACCTGCTCGAGCAAGGCGTCGATATCCGGGTCATCCAGGTGCTGCTGGGACACGTGAACATCAACACGACCGGCATCTATACCCAGGTCTCGAGCAAGACGATGCGGGCGGTGGCCAGCCCGCTCGACCAGATCGTGGCCGTGATGGAAGGCAGGGCACCTCCCGGTTGA
- a CDS encoding helix-turn-helix transcriptional regulator, whose product MSAGNEGIAASVREARIAKALTQKELGQRVGLPQSHISKIEKGTVDLKLSSLVEIARALDLEITLVPRKALPAVEGAVRAHGATVETSRAVSLLNEQAQIAERIKANFPDLSQVEGFQNAIRSIPRLQFDAAQLKALDEALQPAKRLKTIIEAQGGAAALAKRIEEATSALRHFRNIQVHHAPLIEAARQLPAYRLEEDDA is encoded by the coding sequence ATGAGCGCGGGAAATGAAGGGATAGCGGCGAGTGTCCGTGAAGCACGTATCGCAAAGGCACTGACCCAGAAGGAGCTGGGGCAGCGCGTTGGCTTGCCCCAAAGCCATATCTCCAAAATCGAAAAAGGCACGGTTGATCTCAAACTTTCAAGCCTTGTCGAGATCGCGCGCGCGCTCGACCTTGAGATCACGCTGGTGCCGCGCAAGGCTTTGCCTGCCGTCGAGGGAGCGGTGCGCGCGCATGGCGCGACCGTTGAAACAAGCCGCGCAGTGAGCCTGCTCAACGAACAGGCGCAAATCGCAGAACGGATCAAAGCAAACTTCCCAGACCTCTCTCAGGTTGAAGGCTTCCAGAATGCGATCCGGAGCATCCCCAGACTGCAATTCGATGCAGCTCAACTCAAAGCCCTCGACGAGGCCTTGCAGCCAGCAAAACGGCTGAAGACGATCATCGAGGCGCAGGGCGGGGCGGCGGCTCTCGCCAAACGCATTGAGGAGGCGACTTCGGCTCTCCGGCATTTCCGCAACATTCAGGTGCATCATGCGCCGTTGATCGAGGCCGCACGCCAGCTTCCCGCTTACCGGCTGGAGGAGGATGACGCATGA
- a CDS encoding HipA domain-containing protein, which yields MIDAAALDILLHDRRIGTLARLDGDRSIFTFDEAYLADEERLTLSLAYRDQYGAIINAPRAYQTQIEPFFSNLLPEGTLRDYLARRAGVKSVREYLLLAQLGRDLPGAVKAVPVEARDVQPEDAGEEGVAAEAKRALRFSLAGVQLKFSALKNRGKNGGLTIPVSGTGGDWIVKLPSARHPDIPENEFAAMSLASKLGIDVPEIDLLPLETIDGLPDGITRYGASAYAIRRFDRTEAGPVHIEDFAQVYGVYADDKYENASYRQILSVLAIEADEASSVEFIRRLTYCVLIGNGDMHLKNWSLTYPDQRRPILAPAYDLLSTVAYIPEEDAALKFHRSREWESFTYRELETIADKARLPSHLVISTAKETVERFDGLWEQEKTHLPFSGEVIAAIEKHRKRLAV from the coding sequence ATGATTGACGCAGCCGCTCTCGACATACTCCTGCATGATCGCCGCATCGGGACGCTCGCGCGCCTCGATGGCGATCGTAGCATCTTCACGTTCGACGAGGCCTACCTCGCCGACGAAGAGCGCCTGACGCTCTCGCTTGCCTATCGTGACCAATATGGCGCGATCATCAATGCGCCTCGCGCCTATCAAACACAGATCGAGCCGTTCTTCTCGAACCTTTTGCCCGAAGGAACCCTGCGCGATTATCTTGCGCGGCGTGCAGGCGTTAAGTCCGTGCGCGAATATCTCCTTCTCGCGCAGCTTGGCAGAGACTTGCCAGGCGCGGTCAAGGCCGTGCCCGTCGAGGCGCGTGACGTGCAGCCTGAAGACGCAGGCGAAGAAGGCGTTGCAGCTGAAGCCAAGCGCGCACTGCGCTTCTCACTCGCCGGCGTTCAACTCAAATTTTCAGCCCTGAAGAACAGGGGCAAGAATGGTGGCCTCACCATTCCGGTGAGCGGCACGGGCGGCGACTGGATCGTCAAACTGCCGTCAGCCCGTCATCCCGATATTCCGGAAAACGAATTCGCCGCCATGAGCTTGGCCTCCAAGCTCGGGATCGATGTCCCCGAAATCGATCTTCTGCCGCTCGAAACAATCGACGGATTGCCCGACGGGATCACCCGATACGGGGCGTCGGCATATGCTATACGCCGTTTCGACCGGACCGAGGCCGGACCCGTCCACATCGAGGATTTCGCGCAAGTCTACGGCGTCTATGCCGACGACAAATATGAGAACGCGAGCTACCGCCAAATTTTGTCGGTGCTCGCGATCGAAGCCGATGAGGCAAGCTCGGTCGAATTCATCCGCCGGCTCACCTACTGCGTGCTGATCGGCAATGGTGACATGCATCTGAAGAACTGGTCACTGACCTATCCCGATCAGCGCCGACCTATCTTGGCGCCAGCATATGATCTTCTCTCGACCGTCGCCTATATCCCTGAGGAGGATGCTGCCCTCAAATTTCATCGGTCACGCGAATGGGAGTCCTTCACCTACCGCGAACTGGAGACGATCGCCGACAAAGCGCGGCTGCCGTCGCATCTGGTTATCTCGACAGCGAAGGAAACAGTAGAGCGGTTTGACGGGCTTTGGGAGCAGGAAAAGACGCATCTCCCCTTCTCGGGTGAGGTCATTGCCGCAATCGAAAAGCACAGAAAGCGCCTCGCAGTCTGA
- a CDS encoding IS1182 family transposase, whose protein sequence is MARFVQGEDRRQDYLLPASLDDYVSEDNPVRAIEAFIDALDLKALQFAGMTPAETGRPAYHPATMLKIYLYGYLNRVQSSRRLEREVQRNVELMWLTGRLTPDFKTIANFRQANSAAIQSVCSQFIVLCRRLSLFTRAVVAIDGSKMKAVNNRDKNYTAAKVASRMKQVQDNIDRYLDALDRADREESDIAEPKAKRLREKIARLRAQMRDLAAREDEVRNAPDQQVSLTDPDARAMASAGRGTSIVGYNLQAAVDAEHHLIVAHELLNTGYDRGQLSPMAAKAKDAMGVEALDAIADKGYFKGEDIRTCEGMGVTAFVPRPLTSGAKAQGRFGKPDFVYLEHENVYRCPAGENLIYRYTSVEDGLTMHSYWSSNCQTCALHDQCTTGKERRVRRWEHEAVVEAMERRLDRRPEAMRIRRQTVEHPFGTLKSWMGSTHFQMKTLKHVRTEASLHILAYNFKRLVAILGVPAMIAAIQT, encoded by the coding sequence ATGGCTCGTTTCGTCCAAGGGGAAGACCGTCGGCAGGACTATTTGCTGCCAGCTTCGCTGGATGATTACGTGTCAGAAGACAACCCGGTTCGGGCAATCGAGGCCTTCATTGATGCGCTCGATTTGAAGGCGCTGCAGTTCGCTGGAATGACGCCGGCTGAGACGGGCCGTCCTGCCTATCATCCAGCAACGATGCTCAAGATCTATCTCTACGGCTATCTGAACCGGGTCCAGTCGAGCCGGCGGCTCGAGCGTGAAGTCCAGCGGAACGTCGAGTTGATGTGGCTGACGGGGCGATTGACGCCCGACTTCAAGACGATCGCCAACTTCCGCCAGGCAAACAGCGCTGCAATCCAGTCTGTGTGCAGCCAGTTCATTGTTCTGTGCCGGCGATTGAGCCTGTTTACGCGGGCAGTCGTCGCGATCGACGGGAGCAAGATGAAGGCGGTCAACAACCGCGACAAGAATTACACCGCCGCGAAAGTCGCCTCGCGGATGAAGCAGGTGCAGGACAATATCGACCGGTATCTCGACGCGCTTGATCGTGCCGACCGCGAAGAAAGCGACATTGCCGAGCCGAAGGCGAAGCGACTGAGGGAGAAGATCGCTCGGTTGCGTGCACAGATGCGGGACCTGGCAGCGCGTGAAGACGAAGTCCGGAATGCACCGGACCAGCAGGTGTCGCTGACCGATCCGGACGCGCGCGCCATGGCGAGCGCGGGCCGCGGCACAAGCATCGTCGGCTACAATCTCCAAGCGGCCGTCGATGCCGAGCACCACCTCATTGTCGCGCACGAGCTTTTGAACACTGGGTATGATCGCGGACAGCTCTCACCCATGGCGGCAAAGGCCAAGGATGCGATGGGCGTGGAGGCTCTGGATGCCATTGCCGACAAGGGCTACTTCAAGGGCGAGGATATCCGGACCTGCGAGGGCATGGGCGTCACCGCATTCGTGCCCAGACCGCTTACCTCGGGGGCAAAGGCACAAGGCCGCTTTGGCAAACCGGACTTCGTCTACCTGGAGCACGAAAACGTTTATCGATGCCCCGCCGGCGAAAATCTTATCTACCGTTACACCTCGGTCGAGGACGGGTTAACGATGCATAGCTACTGGAGCTCGAACTGCCAGACATGCGCGCTCCACGACCAATGCACGACCGGCAAGGAACGGCGGGTCAGACGATGGGAGCATGAGGCAGTCGTAGAGGCAATGGAGCGTCGCCTCGATCGTAGGCCAGAAGCGATGCGAATCCGCCGACAGACGGTCGAGCATCCGTTCGGCACGCTGAAATCCTGGATGGGCTCGACCCACTTCCAAATGAAGACGCTAAAACACGTCAGAACGGAAGCCAGTCTCCACATCCTGGCCTATAACTTCAAAAGGCTGGTCGCCATCCTCGGTGTCCCGGCGATGATCGCCGCAATCCAGACCTGA
- a CDS encoding IS110 family transposase, which translates to MTKAVKYVGLDVHKNTIAVAVAEDGKRGEVREHGEIANTPAALTKLLGKLGGSEVELHVCYEAGPCGYGIQRQAAAAGHRCVVVAPSLIPSRPGDRIKTDRRDAVKLARLHRAGELTSVWIPDRAHEAMRDLVRARLAAVRSLRHARQQLSGFLLRHGHHYHRPAWTQMHRRWLSGLRFAEDAHHIVLEDYIATVDAAKERRDRLTVQIEKRLADWTLAPVVEALQALRGMAMVAAATIVAELGDISRFSKAEQLMSYLGLVPSEDSSGKRRRQGGITKAGNGAARRMLVEAAWSYRFPARISREQLLRQEQLTASIRAIAWKAQERLCLQYRKLSRAGKPVTTVTTAIARQLAGFVWAIAHEVSMPKA; encoded by the coding sequence ATGACCAAGGCAGTGAAGTATGTCGGCTTGGACGTGCACAAGAACACGATAGCGGTTGCGGTTGCGGAGGACGGCAAGCGCGGGGAGGTGCGCGAGCATGGGGAGATCGCCAACACGCCGGCGGCGCTTACGAAGTTGCTCGGCAAGCTCGGCGGCTCAGAAGTCGAGCTGCACGTTTGCTACGAGGCCGGACCATGCGGTTACGGCATTCAGCGTCAGGCAGCCGCTGCTGGCCACAGGTGCGTTGTGGTCGCGCCATCGCTGATCCCCAGTCGACCTGGCGATCGGATAAAAACAGATCGCCGGGACGCGGTGAAGCTTGCCCGCTTACATCGTGCTGGCGAGCTCACGTCGGTATGGATCCCTGACCGTGCTCACGAAGCAATGCGAGACCTTGTCCGAGCCCGACTGGCCGCCGTGCGTAGCCTGCGTCATGCCCGCCAGCAACTGTCTGGCTTTCTGCTCCGGCACGGTCATCACTATCACCGCCCGGCGTGGACCCAGATGCACCGGCGCTGGCTGTCTGGCCTGCGCTTTGCCGAAGATGCGCATCATATCGTACTGGAAGACTACATAGCGACGGTCGATGCAGCCAAGGAGCGGCGCGACCGCCTGACGGTTCAGATCGAGAAGCGCCTGGCGGACTGGACGCTGGCGCCGGTCGTGGAAGCTCTGCAGGCGCTCCGGGGCATGGCGATGGTGGCAGCAGCCACCATTGTAGCTGAACTGGGCGACATCAGCCGGTTTTCGAAAGCTGAGCAGCTGATGTCCTACCTGGGGCTGGTACCGTCAGAGGATTCCAGTGGGAAGCGGCGCCGACAAGGGGGCATCACCAAGGCGGGGAACGGTGCGGCCCGGCGCATGCTGGTCGAGGCGGCATGGAGCTACCGTTTCCCGGCACGGATCAGCAGAGAACAGCTCCTGCGTCAGGAGCAGCTCACCGCATCGATCCGTGCGATCGCCTGGAAGGCACAGGAGCGGCTCTGCCTTCAATATCGCAAGCTCAGCCGGGCCGGCAAACCGGTCACAACGGTCACCACGGCGATCGCCCGTCAGCTCGCCGGCTTTGTCTGGGCAATCGCTCATGAGGTCAGCATGCCGAAGGCGTAA
- a CDS encoding IS630 family transposase, translating to MRTGIEIEVTAADTKRLEAIVAARGSPQKHVWRARIILLTAQGLGTQAIMAATGKSKTCVWRWQERYMAEGVDGLLRDKTRPPGIAPLDAALVDKVVALTLEPPSHEATHWTVRAMAKAIGIAASSVVKIWHDHGLAPHRWRSFKLSNDKAFAEKLHDVVGLYVSPPAHAIVLSVDEKSQIQALDRTQPGLPLKRGRGATMTHDYKRNGTTTLFAALNILDGSVIGRNMQRHRHQEFIRFLNAIEAEMPADKAIHVILDNYATHKQPKVRAWLARHPRWTFHFVPTSCSWLNAVEGFFAKLTRRRLKNGIFHSVVDLQAAINRFIKEHNQDPRPFVWRADPDEIIGAVRRGHQVLESIHSHVRLFKN from the coding sequence ATGAGAACGGGTATCGAGATCGAGGTCACTGCAGCGGACACGAAGCGGCTTGAAGCGATTGTTGCTGCGCGCGGTTCGCCGCAGAAGCATGTCTGGCGGGCACGGATTATTCTCCTGACAGCTCAGGGCCTGGGCACCCAGGCGATCATGGCGGCGACAGGAAAATCGAAGACATGCGTTTGGCGCTGGCAGGAACGGTACATGGCCGAAGGCGTGGATGGGCTGCTGCGCGATAAGACCCGGCCTCCCGGGATCGCTCCTCTCGATGCGGCTCTGGTCGACAAGGTCGTCGCGCTGACGCTGGAACCGCCCAGCCATGAAGCTACGCATTGGACGGTGCGCGCGATGGCCAAAGCCATTGGTATCGCGGCATCATCAGTTGTGAAGATCTGGCACGACCACGGTCTGGCGCCCCATCGGTGGCGCAGTTTCAAGCTGTCCAACGACAAGGCTTTTGCCGAGAAGCTGCACGATGTCGTCGGGCTTTATGTCTCGCCGCCTGCCCACGCCATCGTGTTGTCAGTCGACGAAAAGAGCCAGATCCAGGCGCTCGACCGCACTCAACCGGGCTTGCCGCTCAAGCGCGGTCGCGGGGCAACCATGACGCACGATTACAAGCGCAACGGGACCACCACCCTGTTCGCTGCTCTCAATATCCTGGATGGCTCCGTGATCGGCCGCAACATGCAGCGGCACCGGCATCAGGAGTTCATCCGCTTCCTGAACGCCATCGAAGCCGAAATGCCCGCCGATAAGGCCATCCACGTCATCCTGGACAATTATGCGACCCACAAGCAGCCCAAAGTCCGTGCCTGGCTGGCCAGGCATCCGCGTTGGACCTTCCACTTTGTCCCGACGTCCTGCTCGTGGCTCAATGCCGTCGAAGGCTTTTTTGCCAAGCTCACGAGGCGGCGGTTGAAAAACGGCATCTTTCATTCCGTCGTCGATCTACAGGCCGCTATCAACCGATTTATCAAGGAGCATAACCAGGACCCGCGCCCCTTCGTCTGGAGGGCCGATCCGGACGAAATTATCGGCGCTGTGCGGCGCGGGCACCAAGTGTTGGAATCAATCCACTCTCATGTTCGCCTTTTCAAGAATTGA
- a CDS encoding IS110 family transposase: MEISTIGLDLAKNVFQVHGISTTGEVVIRKALRRSQMLPFFEKLPPCLVGAEACGTSHHWARELTKLGHEVRLMPVAYVKPYVKRGKNDAADAEAICEAVTRQTMRFVPIKSREQQAALSLHRVRSLLIKQRTQLVNMMRSVLAELGIAIPVGIVKALQMAREIVGEESELDLPAEASNVVAVLAGQLLQLHAQLRKLDLRLAALQRSDDRARRLATIPGIGPIGATALAASVTDPTQFASGRQFAAWLGLTPRQSSSGGKERLGRITKMGDRYLRQLLIVGATALVRYAKQKPSTVDPRFVALLARKPARVASVAIANKMARIAWAVMARGGVFERGHAPMLTAA; this comes from the coding sequence ATGGAGATTAGCACGATCGGCCTGGATTTGGCCAAGAACGTTTTTCAGGTTCACGGTATTAGCACGACCGGAGAGGTCGTAATACGCAAGGCGCTGCGGCGATCGCAGATGCTGCCGTTCTTCGAGAAGTTGCCGCCGTGCCTGGTAGGCGCCGAAGCTTGCGGGACGTCGCATCACTGGGCGCGCGAACTGACCAAGCTGGGTCATGAGGTTCGGCTGATGCCGGTGGCTTATGTGAAGCCCTATGTGAAGCGCGGCAAGAATGATGCCGCCGACGCCGAGGCGATCTGCGAAGCGGTCACACGTCAGACGATGCGGTTCGTGCCCATCAAGTCGCGCGAGCAGCAAGCGGCGTTGTCGCTGCATCGCGTGCGCAGCCTGTTGATCAAGCAGCGCACGCAGTTGGTCAACATGATGCGCAGCGTGCTTGCCGAGCTGGGGATCGCCATCCCCGTCGGGATTGTGAAGGCGCTGCAGATGGCGCGAGAGATCGTCGGCGAGGAGTCTGAACTCGATTTACCGGCCGAAGCGTCGAACGTCGTCGCAGTGCTGGCAGGGCAACTGCTCCAGCTTCACGCCCAGTTGCGCAAGCTCGACCTGCGTCTCGCCGCTCTGCAGCGGAGCGACGACAGGGCCCGGCGCCTGGCGACGATCCCTGGTATCGGGCCGATCGGCGCGACGGCGCTCGCGGCATCGGTCACCGATCCCACGCAGTTCGCTTCGGGACGCCAGTTCGCCGCTTGGCTGGGGCTGACCCCGCGGCAGAGTTCGAGCGGCGGCAAGGAACGCTTGGGGCGCATCACCAAGATGGGCGACAGATATCTGCGGCAGCTTCTGATCGTCGGTGCAACCGCGCTGGTCCGATACGCCAAGCAGAAACCCAGCACGGTCGATCCGCGCTTTGTTGCCCTGCTTGCCAGAAAGCCTGCACGCGTCGCCTCGGTCGCCATCGCCAACAAGATGGCGCGGATCGCATGGGCAGTCATGGCGCGCGGCGGCGTCTTCGAACGAGGGCATGCGCCTATGCTGACGGCAGCATAG
- a CDS encoding cellulose synthase operon protein YhjQ/BcsQ, whose translation MPLILCHSAKGGTGTSFIAAHLAMHLAQQGHEVVALDFTYQDALKLYFGLLPTQSLVELRGSGSSPLAVAGVELFSGYALSRESDSIEAMRAGRSPFADRKIYIADVAAGDRETKDLLLPFAQLHLCALLPHPVSLAALTKVQAGTPAIELTKTAFILNQLDDTHRFSRHAHIFLRELLGERLIGTIRRDEAVNEAAAMFEPINKYSAASAALADIREVARAVEQRAGLVAEADQLS comes from the coding sequence ATGCCGCTGATCCTATGTCACTCAGCCAAGGGCGGCACCGGCACCAGCTTCATCGCCGCGCACCTTGCCATGCATCTCGCCCAGCAGGGGCATGAAGTCGTCGCTCTGGACTTCACCTATCAGGATGCGCTCAAGCTCTATTTCGGCCTGCTTCCGACACAGTCTCTGGTCGAGTTGCGCGGGTCCGGCTCCTCACCACTCGCGGTTGCGGGCGTCGAGCTGTTTTCCGGCTACGCCCTTAGCCGCGAGAGCGATTCCATCGAGGCGATGCGGGCCGGTCGATCACCCTTCGCCGATCGGAAGATCTATATCGCTGACGTAGCCGCCGGTGATCGTGAAACAAAAGACCTGTTGCTGCCCTTCGCGCAACTGCATCTCTGCGCGCTGTTGCCGCATCCGGTGTCGCTGGCCGCTCTGACGAAGGTGCAGGCAGGAACCCCAGCGATCGAGTTGACCAAGACGGCCTTCATCCTCAACCAGCTTGACGACACGCACCGCTTTTCCCGCCACGCCCACATATTCTTGCGGGAACTGCTGGGCGAACGGCTGATCGGCACCATTCGGCGTGACGAGGCGGTCAACGAGGCCGCCGCCATGTTCGAGCCGATCAACAAATATTCAGCGGCCAGCGCAGCTCTGGCTGACATTCGTGAGGTCGCGCGT